A part of Oncorhynchus masou masou isolate Uvic2021 chromosome 21, UVic_Omas_1.1, whole genome shotgun sequence genomic DNA contains:
- the LOC135507743 gene encoding sialic acid synthase-like produces the protein MTLKFELGPGRMIGGSNPCFVIAEIGQNHQGDIEIAKKMIKMAKDCGADCAKFQKSELEYKFNKRALERPYTSKHSWGKTYGDHKRHLEFSHEQYRELQKYAKEVGIFFTASGMDEMAVEFLDELDVPFFKVASCDANNFPYLELTARKGRPMVISSGMQSMATMRRVYQTVKEHNQNFTILQCTSAYPLDPEDVNLRVIAEYQKEFPDIPIGYSGHERGISITVAAVAMGAKVVERHVTLDKSWKGNDHEASLEPSELTELVRAIRLVERAQGTGIKQMLPCEKACYVKLGKSVVAKVAIPKGTVLSMDMLGVKVGEPRGVSPEDMGQLVGKAVTEDVEEDGSITPRMVDVYNNKG, from the exons ATGACTCTGAAATTCGAACTTGGTCCTGGCAGGATGATCGGTGGTTCTAACCCCTGTTTCGTTATTGCAGAAATTGGACAGAACCACCAAGGAGATATTGAAATCGCAAAGAAAATGATCAAGATGGCCAAG GACTGTGGTGCAGACTGTGCCAAATTTCAGAAGAGTGAACTTGAGTACAAGTTCAACAAGCGTGCTCTGGAGCGTCCCTACACCTCCAAACATTCCTGGGGAAAGACATACGGTGACCACAAACGCCATCTAGAGTTCAGTCATGAACAATATAGAGAGCTCCAGAAATATGCAAAGGAGGTTGGAATCTTCTTCACCGCTTCTGGGATGGACGAG ATGGCTGTGGAGTTCCTGGATGAGCTTGATGTACCCTTCTTCAAAGTTGCCTCATGCGATGCCAACAATTTCCCCTATCTGGAACTGACTGCAAGAAAAG GACGGCCTATGGTGATATCCAGTGGGATGCAGTCAATGGCGACAATGAGACGGGTCTATCAGACAGTCAAGGAACACAATCAGAACTTCACCATCCTACAGTGCACCAGTGCCTACCCATTGGACCCTGAGGATGTCAACCTGCGTGTCATAGCA GAATACCAGAAGGAATTCCCTGATATTCCCATTGGATATTCTGGCCATGAGAGGGGAATCAGCATCACTGTGGCAGCAGTGGCAATGGGGGCAAAAGTCGTGGAGCGCCACGTGACCCTGGACAAGAGCTGGAAGGGCAACGACCACGAGGCGTCACTGGAGCCTTCTGAGCTGACAGAGCTCGTCAGAGCCATCCGCTTGGTGGAGCGGGCCCAAGGCACGGGCATCAAACAGATGCTACCCTGTGAGAAAGCCTGCTATGTCAAG CTGGGGAAGTCAGTGGTGGCTAAGGTGGCGATACCCAAAGGCACGGTGCTGAGTATGGATATGCTGGGGGTGAAGGTGGGCGAGCCGAGGGGCGTCTCTCCTGAAGACATGGGTCAGCTGGTGGGCAAGGCCGTCACAGAGGACGTGGAGGAGGATGGGAGCATCACGCCACGTATGGTGGACGTCTACAACAACAAGGGCTGA